CCCGGATCGTGTTCTCCATCAGGAGGGCCGGGCAGTCGGGAAAAAACGTCGGGCGCATCAGATCAGTTTCACCTGCCCGGTCGAGGGCATATAGCATTCGCCTTCTTCCATCAACGCCGCAAGGGCGGTCTTTGCCGCATCCCGGCCGATCCCCCGCTCGGCCACCGCCGCAAGGAGCATCTCCTCGGCGGCCCGGCGGCCCGGCGCCTCTTCGAGCAGGGCGACCAGCACGGTGCGTGCGTCGATGGGCGCCGCCGGTGTGCCCGCGTCCTGCACCGTGCGCAGGGCGGCCCGGACCATCTGCGCAAGGCCGGCGAGGGTTTCAGGCGTGGTCTTATAGTGGGTGGCCGCCGCCTGTGTCCCGGGGTCGGCGGGAGCGTCGATCATCCGCTCGATTCTCGAGAGGGTGAGGTCGGCCGTCCGCAAAACCCAGAGGTCCCGGACGCTCCGCTCCACCCTGACGACCGTCTCCGGGACGATCACCGTCTCACCCCCGGCGGAGGCAAGGGCCCCGCTCACCGCCGCAAAGGCCGGCGCCTCGATCGCCTGCAGCGCCGAGGCGGCGGCGGCCTCGCGCCACCCGGCAAGAACGGTGATGCTGCCGGTCGGATCGGCGATCCGGGCAAAAACCCTGCCTCCCCCTGACGAGACCGAGGTCAGCGCCCCGGCAAAGAAGACCCGCCGGCCCGCGGCGCCGGTCGGGGAGAGAAAGGATCCGCCCCCGATCCGGGTCGTCAGCCCGATCTCGCCGGCAAACAGGCGGGCGGCGGCCTCAAGCCCGACCAGACCGCCGCTCTGTGTTTCCATGGGATCACGTGTACCCCGTCCCCTCTTAAAGATCGGGATGGGGGTACCGGGAGCTGGCCGGGTGATCGGGTACTCCGTTTGTGGGTCCCTGTTTTGCGAGGGATAGGGGGAAAAGACCGTACACATGTTCCGGGGGCGGTGGGCGTTTGGTTTCTTCGCGACTTCGCGTGATTTTTCAAGAGGATCTCACGCGAAGCCGCGAAAAGACGCGAAGGGGTGGCGAGCGTTTCCGGGTTTCGCGTCTATAGCGTGCGTGGATCGTCACGTCAGGGGCTGACCTGAGGGATGGGATCCTGGGGGAATTACCCCCATGGAACAGCGAAGGACCCGATAGCATTCACCGGGATCAGACGAACCTGAGCTCGCTCAGGTCCCTTCCCGCGATCTCTTTCTTCTCCAGGTGCTCGATTTCGTGGGCGATGCCGTATGCGGGTGAGCCCTCGAAGCAGATCTCCCTTCTGTCGAGATCCTCGACCCTGATCTCTCCGGCACGGGGGTCGATCGTCATCTTCAGGATCCGGTCTGCCCTGGCCCTGACCCGGTACGGCCGTTCCACAAGGAGGCGGGTGGGCTGGTCTCCGCATTTTTCGAGCCTGCGGACAGTCCCCTCCCTCTCCGTGATCGCCGGGTTTGCAAGGAGATAGATCTCCTCCAGGGAGGAGCCCAGTTTCGTCTCCTCGTCGTACACCGACGTCTTCTTCATCACCGACACGGTCCTGAGATCCTCGAGGGCGTAACTCCAGTCGCCCCCGAACCTGAGCGAGAAGATGAGCGGGAGGAGGGCCTCGGAGGGGAGGCCGAACCGTGCGGCAAGGTCCTTCTCGGCCTTGAGGAAGGCAAGGTCTCTTAAGAGATCGGCAGGCTCCATCGGTCCCCCCTCTGCTGGAGAGGGGATAATGGTTGGGGCCCGGCGGAATGGGCGGTGCTCTCGGGGGAGCGCCTCCCTGAGGGCGTTGGTCTGAAGCAGGCTGGACGAGTGAAGGCAATCGCCTGCCGTCGATTGCGGTTATAAGATACGGGTGCAGAGGAAGGAGCCGGTCATAAATACTGGTGCACCCCGGCGAAAGCATCAAATCTCTCCTCACAGGAGCCGCGTGAGGGTGAACACAATCACGAACAGCCCCCAGGTGAGGTACAGCCGCCTGATCTGGCGTCGTCCCTCTTCTATCGTCGGGCTCATCACCAGGTGCACGGTGCAATAGATCATCCAGAGATCGGTCACGGCAATAAGGAGCAGATAATCGTAAACGAGCCAGCCCATCAGGAACGGCACCGGCGTCACCAGAAAAAAGATCGTCAACCATACGGCGGACACCCGCAGCGCGGAGGCCCGGCCCCATCGGTGTGCGAGGCTCCGCGAGGACCGCCGCTCGTCGCCCTTTACATCCATGGCATCGGCGGCGACCTCCAGGCCGAGGTCAAAGAAAAATGCCAGCGCCGCAAAGGTCAGGACCACCCCGTTCACCGTCCCGACCGCTATTGCCCCGAGGATGATGGTCATCCCGATACAGGCCGCCACGACGAGGTTGCCGGCAAAACCCGCGTCCTTGAGTCTGATGTTGTAGGCCAGGGCGATACACCAGAAGAGAACGACCAGCGCCAGCACGAGCGGCCCGAGAAGTGCAGCGCCGATCATCCCGGCCGCAGTGAACAGGGAAAAGAGGATCCAGAGTTCAGTGACGGAGATCCGCCCGGAGGGAAGGGGCCGTGACGGCAGGTTGATCCTATCGACATCCCGGTCGAAATAATCGTTGGAGATGTTCGCCGACCCGGAGATGAAGAACAGCGTCAGAAACCCGGCGACCACCAGGTGCACCGGCGGCAAACCCCCGACGGCGAGCACCTCGCCGGCAACGAAGAAAAAACCGGCTCCAAGTGCGAGATCCAGGCGGATGAGTTCGGCGGCGGCGCGGAGTTTCGCGGCGATGGTCGGCGTCATGGTCCTGAACCGATTGGGTGTGTATCCAGATTGTGTGTTGAAATATTCACCGGTGGTTCGCCATGCGATCTGTCTGCCGTTCTCGAACGCCGCAACCCGGCAGCCCCTCTGGAACGGCTGCCCCCGCCCCCGCCTTCGCATGCGACCGCCGCGCAGAAGAGACTGCGGTCGGTGGATCGCGACCACAAAGCACTTGGCGCAGTGTATGCCACCCCTTTTAGATGAACCAGTCCACTTCCTGGTGCGGAGACCCGCATCGCCCTGTGCTCGAAGCCCTCGGCTGGACGGAAGAGCACGACGCTGCATTCTCAAAGTACACCGGGCCGTATGTGCCTGGCCGGGTGGCCTGCCGGCAGAAGACCGTATGGGAGGTGCTCGTCGACGGCGGGTCGGTCACGGCCGGGCTCTCCGGGGCGCTGCGGAAACTCGGCCGTTTTCCCGCTGTCGGGGATTTCGTCGTGGTGCTCGACCAGCGTGAGGCCGGCACCTCGACGATCGTTGATATTCTCCCGCAAAAGACCCGCTTTGCACGGGCGAGTCCCGGACTGGAAGGCGCCGACCAGGTCATCGCGGCGAATATCGATACGGTCTTCATCGTCACGGCCGCCGGTCATGACCTCAACGCCCGCCGGATCGAACGCTACCTGGCGATCGCCCACGCATCAGGCGCCTGCCCGGTCGTCGTGATCAACAAATCCGATCTGGCTGACGACCCCGCCTCGCTCGCCGACGACCTTGCTTCGGTCGCCCCCGGCATACCGGTCATTCCCATCAGCGCCGTGAGCGGGGAGGGGATCGACCGGCTCGGGCCGTACCTCCTGCCGCGGAGCACGGTCGCCCTCATCGGTTCGTCGGGCGTCGGCAAGTCCACCCTGATCAACCGGCTCATGGGCGGTCAGGTGCAGGAGACCTCGCATACCCGGGCCTCTGACGACCGGGGGCGGCACACCACGACCGTCCGCCAGCTCTTCGTCCTGAACGGCGGGGCCCTGATGATCGACAACCCGGGCCTGCGGGAGGACGGCATCGGCCGGCATCGCCGATACCTTCCCGGATATCCTCGAACTGGCCGAAGGGTGCCGGTTCTCGGACTGCCGCCACGAACGGGAGCCGGGGTGTGCGGTGCAGGCGGCCGTGCGGGAGGGATCCCTCTCTGCAGCGCGGCTGGAGAGTTTCCACCGGCTCGTCCGGGAACTCGAATTCGAACGGGATAAAGCGGAGATCGGGCTGGCGAGGCTGGAGAAGAAGCGCTGGAGGGAGATCGGGAGGGATGCCAGGGATATAGGGAAGATGAAAGAGAGGATAAGGCACACCTAAATACTCTATTTTTCCTTATGCATCACGCGCTCTCTGCCTTTATGCTCCCTGCTCCCTCCTCTCTCCCTCAGTGCAGCGCCGCCCGTCCCCCGAACCTTCTTTTGACGCGTAAGCGGCCTGCACAGGAGAACAGAGGCCATGAGAGAGATAGCTCAGGAGACCCCCGACCAGATCCCGGACCCGCGCGCGAAGACAGGCAGGGAGATGTGGATCGCGGACAGAACGGACAGAGATGAAGGACGGCGAGCGGCACGGCCTGAGTGGGAGCGAGGACCGGGCGCTCTGTGATGCAGGATGGCGTACAGAACAGGGGGGGGTGCTGGTCTGAAGCGAGCGGAGAGGAGCGGAGCGAGTGAAGACGAACCCCCGTCTTTATTTATGGATAAATTATCTCCAGGGTGTAAAAGGGAATAGTCCTGGGCGCAGATCCGGAATACCTTTTTTATCCGCCGCCTGAAATCTGTCCCTATGGCACCATCCGATATAGAAGAAAAAGGCCGGGAGTTCTTCGCCGCCGATTCATTCGCAAGGGAGAACGGTCTTGAACTTGTCGCGGTTTCCCCCGGGCGGGCCACGGTCTCGATGCGGGTCGCTGTTCGTCACAGGAACAGCCACGGGACGGTCCATGGCGGCGCTCTCTTCACTCTTGCCGATGGTGCGTTTGCACTTGCATCCAACTCCCACGGGATCGATGCTACGGCGATAAATGCCCATATCACCTATATGACCGCTGCAAAGGACGGGGTTCTTACGGCCGAGGCTGAGGAGTTCGCGCTCAACCCGAAACTTGCCTCTTATACCGTCACCATCACCGATGAGGAGGGAAGAAAGATCGCCATCTTCCAGGGTATGGTCTACCGGAGGACACCCCGGCCTTAATTTTCCGAATTGAACAGTATCAATAGAATAGTGCGAGGGGTGGGATTCGAACCCACGGACCCCTTCGGGACTGGATCTTAAGTCCAGCGCCGTTGGCCTGGCTTGGCTACCCTCGCTCTCCTACTACATGGCAGCCTGCAGACAAAAAGATGATGGGGGCTTTCACCGCAGCGCCCGCTCCACCCGCTCCACGATCGT
Above is a window of Methanofollis tationis DNA encoding:
- a CDS encoding putative ATP-dependent zinc protease — translated: MEPADLLRDLAFLKAEKDLAARFGLPSEALLPLIFSLRFGGDWSYALEDLRTVSVMKKTSVYDEETKLGSSLEEIYLLANPAITEREGTVRRLEKCGDQPTRLLVERPYRVRARADRILKMTIDPRAGEIRVEDLDRREICFEGSPAYGIAHEIEHLEKKEIAGRDLSELRFV
- a CDS encoding UbiA family prenyltransferase — protein: MTPTIAAKLRAAAELIRLDLALGAGFFFVAGEVLAVGGLPPVHLVVAGFLTLFFISGSANISNDYFDRDVDRINLPSRPLPSGRISVTELWILFSLFTAAGMIGAALLGPLVLALVVLFWCIALAYNIRLKDAGFAGNLVVAACIGMTIILGAIAVGTVNGVVLTFAALAFFFDLGLEVAADAMDVKGDERRSSRSLAHRWGRASALRVSAVWLTIFFLVTPVPFLMGWLVYDYLLLIAVTDLWMIYCTVHLVMSPTIEEGRRQIRRLYLTWGLFVIVFTLTRLL
- the rsgA gene encoding GTPase RsgA, whose translation is MNQSTSWCGDPHRPVLEALGWTEEHDAAFSKYTGPYVPGRVACRQKTVWEVLVDGGSVTAGLSGALRKLGRFPAVGDFVVVLDQREAGTSTIVDILPQKTRFARASPGLEGADQVIAANIDTVFIVTAAGHDLNARRIERYLAIAHASGACPVVVINKSDLADDPASLADDLASVAPGIPVIPISAVSGEGIDRLGPYLLPRSTVALIGSSGVGKSTLINRLMGGQVQETSHTRASDDRGRHTTTVRQLFVLNGGALMIDNPGLREDGIGRHRRYLPGYPRTGRRVPVLGLPPRTGAGVCGAGGRAGGIPLCSAAGEFPPARPGTRIRTG
- a CDS encoding PaaI family thioesterase, with protein sequence MAPSDIEEKGREFFAADSFARENGLELVAVSPGRATVSMRVAVRHRNSHGTVHGGALFTLADGAFALASNSHGIDATAINAHITYMTAAKDGVLTAEAEEFALNPKLASYTVTITDEEGRKIAIFQGMVYRRTPRP